The DNA segment GCCGGAAagtaataaatgtatataaaaaacgaaacatAAGCAAAACTCACACGAATCagataaacatttttgtattttttgttgctatttataCTCAAATAGAATACGTGCTCTTGTGCCACAAAAGGAAATCTTCTTCCTTTTGCTTGCAACAATCAATGCTATTATTGATACATGACATCAAATTCATtgatatgtattatttatagcTGATAGCAACACAAGACTTGAAGTGcaattgaaaaagttaaacacaagttaaaaaattcaaaacaaaaatatttttctttaaaataaactataagCTGAATTGATATTAACTGATATGAATccttatttataaatataactttcAAACTTAAATGCCTTCCAATTTTccattgatatttttttaactataAACATATCTTTTACCTGGCAAAAGAAGTTGGAGACGacttaatttgaatatttttattctcaGCAAGAACATTATTTTTGCTCTTTTGTCAAAGGAAGTATTTTTCCTTTCAAACAGAAATCAATGACTTGCTGCTGCAATGCTATTATTGATAGATGACATCAAAAAGTAAATGATATGTATTGTTGATAGCTGATAGCAagacaaaatttgaaatgcaattgaatgcTTAGAagtaaaacataaattgttgttttgagAATAAACCGAATTTTAATCATTACTGAAACGAAACCCCGTTGTTAACTAATTATCAACCTGAGATTGGTTTTCGTTTGTGGTTTTGTTCTTTGACAATGTCAATGCAATGttctattaaaaacaatttcgttGTTAAGACAATAAAGATATCACGTATTCATTCATAACTAGCTAAATAGCAGTTGAAGTCAaaatttttcagttttttatgACTCtgtttctaaaatcaagaatacaACTGAATacgcaaattaaataacaaaattggcaaaataaaaaaaaaaaattgtaaaaaatgaaaaataaaatataatgcaatatttttttgatcgAATAATACGATTTTTGTTCTTAaatctataatatttattctcTTATTAAGAAGAACTTGCGTCTTCTATCAAGtgttcttgaaatcaagatgtatttttaaactataagttttttttttgtttttaaaacactttttagGCCAGAATTCTTAGTACTAAGTttgatattataactttttttttcagggtactcattttaaaatgcatcaAAATgactttaaatgcattttaattactgTGACTTAAAGCCCATTTAACAGATgattatcaaattaaatagcAGAAACTACTTTTCgtataaattacaaaagatgaatataaacaaattatgctTTTCTACAACTCTATTGATAAAGCTTTCACCTCTATTGTTTTGAAAGTAGAgaacatataaatttaattggccAAGCCTGTCAGCGTCAAAAAGGTGTGAAAAACTTAAAGCAGACTCTGTTTCTCCCTCTTTAATAACATctgcacaacaaaatgttgcccGCCACCTGCTGACCTTATGAAACTTTTGTTCAGGACGTGTTAATTGAGAATCGCTGATGTGCAATAACTATTCAAAAGCTGcatttattgtgtgtgtgtgtgtgtgtgtgtgtgtgtatgtttttcatttcctttaTGTCACATTGGCAACCTTTCAGCCATTGGCAACGCCGCATGAGAGAAGTTCAATTAGAGTGCAATTTATGtgatgttttattttgttgcgaAGTCAAAGCGAGCCATGAACGCCATGATAACgaacaacacacagcacacagcacacgGCACACGATTTCAGCACAGATGTTAGTagcttttgtatttatttgtattttatacaatCACACGCATACATGCACACAAAAGGTACGAATGTGAATGCTGATATCCCAtcaattttagtttagttttgctgttgtcacTCGCTGCACAAATCGTGTGCGGCTTTAAAGGGCAACATCGATATGAGCCAAAAGGCATAAATAAACGCAAACGCACAGAGACAGACGCAAGCGCACCCCGGGGAGGCAGCTGGCGTAATCACACAgataaaatacacacaaacacacacacacatacacgcatacacacacacacacacacacacatacacgcatacacacacacacatgaacacgagcactcacacacttgcagagcaaaagcaaaacaattgaataattcgttttttcgaaattaaaaaaaatggaaatggaaaacaaaaatgtataaataattcatattaattgTGGTTattaattctatttatttttcggTTTGTATAAGATTTTAACACATGttcatattacgcatacgcagcgtacGCAATCAAGTGAATCAATTCGAAATGAAACCAATtcgcttaatttaaaatgtgttaatTGGAAAAGTGacagtttaattaattaaaataatataaaaacaagtaagaaaactacagtcgagtatactcaatgcggtattatttgtaaaatacacccaattaatataccaaagactatatttcttttattgctatagtacaacattcagtcgagtatgctcgttgcggtattcttaatatataacaaattaatatacgtcaaaagtattaaaatataccaaaggctttaaatagtatattgatataatactacattcagACGAGCAtacgatattttttatatacatatatcaaattaatataccacaaaaatactaaaatatactaccatattcatatactattatattccatataaaagaaattcttaaatatcttctacaatttttaactgatcgcaaatcaaaaatcttatatactttatttgttattatacgTAGTAAAAAATTACGACTTTATTATTCGTTAATTTACTAAGTGGTAAGGGTATTTCCTAGTCTACATCTTTactttacttaaaatttaCGAGCAATTTGTCATTCAAACTCCCAGCTGCAATTTCACCCAAGTCTAATCAGTTCTTGCAGTTTTTGTTTAATGGACTTATAAAAGTAGTCCCCAGCGTGTTAGAGTTTAAAGTGCAAAAGTCCAAAtgaaagcgaaaacaaaaaaatgtataataataaatcgaaTTGTTTTGTGCGTAGTTAATGACAGTGCTTATCGAGTGGAGACGCTTGTCTCAATGTTCAACAGGTAAATTCCCCAGTCGCGTGACAATTTGGCAACTCGAGCAAAAAAAAGCGGTTGATATCGCCCACCCAACGCTGAAAATGGTGAAAAGTGGCgtgaaacaaattgaaaacaaaacagaacaacACGCCACCCACTTTTCGACGTTGTGcattgttgtttatgtttagtTTTCCCAGCGAAAATATACAACAAGCAgcgtaaaaataaataaacccaAATCTGAGTCCAAAAGCGaaaccaaagcaaaaacaatttgttcaaGTTGGcataaaatagaatacaaattGAACTTATCAAAGTATCGAATGCGCGCCCACGATAACGATTACAAAAAGTTGGCACGGTGACGAGAGCAACACTCACGAAACGAATAAATGAGTGGGGTATGTTGAATCACAGATACCTTTTTTAATGGATGAACAACTAATGAATAAACAACATATTTTCAACAAGATTTCAGCATAAACTTGACCTACACTTGGCTGacaagtgtttttattttcggaatgcacaaaataagaaattctTGTTTACTTAATCCTTAATTATATTGAAGATTTGAATCTCCAAAAGATAATTGCTCTTTTCATATTTACGTGACTACGAGATATGAGCTGAACAAAGTATCAAATTGATGTCACTCAACAGATTAAGACCATAAGTCTTTGAcgttatttcaatttaattctaGAGTatgaattcaaaatgtttcAGTCAATTCGAAATATGAATACtctacaataataaaattatgtcaaggaatatattatattctcggtagtgaaatgaaattagaaaCCAACAAAATTGACATTCTtgaataaattcattaatctGCCAAACGTGCAAATAATGAACAAGCAAGGAAGTtactgtcgagtgtgctcgactgtgagatacccgctacaaattttttaattatgtacaGTGCGATTCagttcattttcaaatataccatataaatactaaaatataccaagggctatatttggtatatatttggttGTTATAATATCATATGTCaataatatggtatataatgaaatataccaaatggccAACCCATTATGAACACAAaaaagtgcggtattattcttaaaatatactaaatataccataaaatactaaattatacctaCTGgctatatatttgatatattgttaTAGTACTGCATTGAAAACATACCAagtaaatataccagatttttaGCCAAGCAGCTAGGATCTTCGACAACTTTAataaggtcggagatgccGCTCTCTGCCACGGAGACACAAAATTAGAATACCTTTCTAACCTATAAGTACCGgccacaataataacaatagacCAAGAGAAAATGTTcatttgattattaatattaacataaataagtaCATGTATTCcgcataaaagaaaatattgtttttccTTGTGCTTCCCCCTCTAAGCTCAAAAGCAATCAACAAAGAAGTCTTATTGTAGTCTCTAAAACTGAAAGCCCAAGGATTTCTAAGCAACTGCAAAAATCgcttttaatgtattttaatatttttgcgatttattttttttatattgattgcACTGTTCTTTGGACTTGACTGTGGTGAGGTGAGGTGATATCGTCGTATACTTAAAGTTGTCGCCGTTATCAAGAGTAGTTGCTCAGACATAACAAACATAACACACACGAGTTGATAAGCTGCGTCATCGATGTGTGTTTGACGTTTGCGCTTACGTAAATGCTgtttaataccctgtaaaatcaATAATGATGACTGTCAAGAACAGCAAAAGGGAATACGCTGTGAACATAGATAAAGATTTCAAGTAAACTACTTTTTTGATTGCCAATCTAAACCACAGAAAGCAACTCGAACTTTGGGGCTTTGAAAGATTTCGCTATTTGCTTGTATCGAATTACTTTGAATAGAAGTTTGCGACTTTGTAAGTTAAATCCGAGTATGTAGTCAAATATCAAATtccaaacaaaatcaatttaaaatgttactTTGTAACATACTTTTAAGCGTCGCTTAATTCTGCGATAAGAACATAAACTCACATCATTTGGGATTTGAGCATTAAATCTCAACTttggaataataaattacgTTCTAGATGCGGGTACTCATATCACATTTAATCTCCTTGAGCGAAAGTTATGACAAACGTCTTATATGAAATCCATTTAATCAGATTAAAGGTTTTACGCAAAAAAGGgggcaaaaagttttaataaattcgcTAGCATGTGAAATTTATTCTAATTAGAGCAGAACTTACTAACAcactttgttgttggcatctCCTTCAACTAATTTGTCACCTACAAAtcgtaaataataaagaaaacaattcaTGTACGTAGGTCAAGAAACTTTAGGCCTGATAATGACGTCGACTGTTGTGATGACAAACGTCATAACAACAAAGtttacagcaacaataatgaGAATGTCGTTCCTTAGTTCCGGTGAATGTTTTGCGTACTtggggcgtatacgtaatataagCTGATTACGAGCAGACACGCTTTGCTTGGTGATTTACTCATCTGGCATAAAGATTACAAGAGGTGGCATTTACTTGACAGTGTCACAGGTTTTAGATGAAATTCATATTCGCATTCGCTCTTTCGCATtcgtttatttattcaaaGATTTAGATACGCGCCCCCTCAAGACTTTATCGCTACTCTTCGCTGAAGGTATAAAATGAAGCTGTTGGCATCTATTTCGcatattcatttaatacaaTTCTCCAGAAAACGTTGCTCTCGAGCAGCACGACGCGATCTTTAATTCGATACCCGAAAGTGTGATAAATAGCATGGCAAAAGAatatcaaaaaattatattttcaaggAAAAGTTTTAAAGAACTTTAAGGAAAGAccacaaaaattgcaaattgagactgtgatatttaaaaatcaaagaatacatttgaaattattagcATAATAATTCAGTTAAGAAATTtttcaaaacataaattaaaagttcaTTATGTGgttcaatattttcaattcgGGAATTTTTTATAAAGATTTTCGTCGCCAGCTGCTCGTCACATTAAGTGGTATGTTCAAAGGGAAAATCAAAGGAAAACTAGTGCTTATAAAGGAAAAATAATTACTAAGGgaatttaataaagtaaagAAGATATAAAGCAGAAATCTTCTATAAGCAATGCCTTAGCACTGTGTGACTAGGTCACCTTCAAGCCTTCCCACACAATCTCTCAAGAGTAAATTGTCTagcgaaataaaaattcttttgcaaACAAAAGATAATAATATGCGCTGCATTAAAAGCGAACAGCGAACAGATTTAAGCTTAAGAGCTTCTATAATCTGCACATATAAAAAACCTCTGACGaccactgactgactgacttagTGACTCAGCATTCATTTATGAAGTTAATGAGGATTAAGTAGAGGAGGATTCACGAGTATAGCAACGGGTATTCTGGAAAggaattaaattcaattttaaatcatttaaaatgttccCTTTCGTTTGAGTGTTTCATTACAGAAACTTAAGAAGTCAGAGACTACAAATTcattatatagatatagtcAGATTGtgaaaagaaacacaaaaagttTAAAGGGAAAAGAGACTTCTAGAGCCACTTGAGACAATCGTCTTTAactttttagttttcattagTTTCAGActgcagcacaaaaaaataaataaataaaaagcattaaGGATACCTTTAAATCGCAAGAgttgtaaatttgtttaaagttttaagtgtttaaattattaaacatttacaTTCATCTCTAAGCtcttaaaaattgtttgatcTAAACAACTAAAGGAGTCATAGACAAAAATCTGGTATATCGATTTCTCTAGCCATATTGTGAGACAAGTCAAAAAGTTCAAAGGGAAAAGCGACTTTTGAAGCTGCTTGAGACAATCGATATTAACTTGATTTAGATTGCAGCAATAAGAAACGTGTATTCAATTTACCAGCGCATCAATTGATTTATCCGTAGTCAAACAGGTGTCAGAAGTTCACAAGAATTGTCGCATTTGGCGGTGATGGATGAGTTGGCAATTTGGGAGTTGGGTGGCAGGAATGATGAGTATGAAACTCTTTGTATACTGAAAGAAAATTGAATACTTGTAGCAACACTCATTACATTCTGTCATGGCATTGGATTGGGCTGGTTGTCACcgatgctgccgctgttgcagTCACCGGAGGAGACGCCACTTAGCTTTGTGATTGATGTGCATCAAGCCTCTTGGCTGGGTGCTGTCATCAGTCTGGGCGGTGTCACTGGcaacttcttcttctcctACCTGATGAATCGCTTTGGCCGCAAGGTATCACTCTATGTGCTCGCGATACCCAATACGGTTAGTTCACAGATATTATCGAGTAGTAACTTTTATGACATTTAATTTGGAATTAAAATTCCGTAGTGCATTTGGTTTCTGTTCTACTTTGCGCAATCCGTTGAATGGCTTTATGTGGCCAGAGTCTGTGCTGGCTTAACGGGTGGCGGCATGTTTGTGGTCCTGCCCATTTTCATTGGTGAAATCGCCGACAACAGGTGAGTGGTGAAAATTCATAAGAAACTTCCATAACTGTCAATGACAATGGTCGTGTGGTTTCTGCTTCTGGTTTAGTGTGCGTGGCAGACTCTGCTCCTTCTTCACTCTGGCCATCAACACGGGCATCTTCATTGGCTTCATCATCTCCTCGTACGTGCCTTATCATGTCATTCCCTGCGCTGTGGTCGCTCTGCCGCTGCTCTATCTCTTTATGTCCACACGTTTCCCGGAACCACCGCAACAATTGTTGCGCTGGGGACGCGAGGAGGAGGCCCAACAATCACTCAAGTATTACCGCAACTGCGATGGTCCAACGCCAAGTGCAGAGGCACAGCGTGGCTATCAAAAGCAGTTCGATGAGATGCGACAGGCGATTCAAGCGCAACTAAAGGAGCAGAACAATGAGAGTCTCACGCTCGCTGATTTCTGTAAGTACTTCGAAACTTAGAAACTCCTCAAACAGTTGAATATTGATTTCTGAATTGAATCGCAGGCAACAAGACAGCTGTGAAGGCAATTGTTACAGGATTGGTGCTGATGATTGCCAACATCTTTACGGGCACATTCGCCTTCATCAACTACATGTCGAACATCTTCCAGGCGGTGCACACACAACTGGAGCCAAACACCAACACAATCATCATTGGCGCCGTCCAAATTGTGGGCACCTTGGCCTCCATTTATCTTGTGGATCGCTATGGCCGTAAAATCCTTTTGGTGCTCTCGTGTGCTGGCAGCGCTTTGGGCACCGCTGCCTTTGGCATCTACGCTTTCTACGCTGAGGAAACCGAAGTGGATCTATCTGCTTTCTCTGCTTGGTTGCCTGTTACCATCATGGCCTTCATCATCTTTGTGGCCAATGTGGGCGTCATCTCGGTCACGATGGTCGTATTGGTTGAGGTTTTGCCTTACAAGATTCGTGCTGTGGCCACGAGTGCGTGTCTCGGTTGCTTGAGCTTCTTTGCCTTCACTTCCCTCAAAGTATTCCCGCTGATGATGCACTACTTGGGTCTGGCTGCCACCATGTGGGGTTGTGCTGCGGTCAGCGCTCTCTGCCTCTTCTACGTCTCCGTGTTCCTTGAGGAGACCAAGGGCAGATCCATCATATGAAGCTCTCACTTTTCATCCATTACATTTAAGcgtatgcaaaataaaagtttttcttaaGCAAACATAATCTATTTGCGTTTTGAACTCttctttttgatttaaagAAATTCCCAGCTGGTTTAAATGGGCTCGTCTCGCTCGGAGATAATATTTGTGGCTGCTCTTTTGAGATTTTTATGGTTTTGGGcttatttaataaacacacTTTAATAACAGGCGCGTCGCATATCTTGTGAAATTGTTTTAGGACTTTAGATAAAAGTTTGTCATTTAAACTCACGAGTTATTGTACTATAAGTTATATACTGAGTACTTCTAATGCTTTGGTATGCTAAACACTAGTGACGAAATAGTCTGAAATAATTCTGGTAAAATGCTTTTGCTTGTTGCCAAGAGACTTCAAAAAATATGGAATTGAATATTGACTcatttaaagcaataaaatgttatttgctTTATCAAATTCAACTTGATCGCATATCGGCTACTGCCCCAAAAATTGCATAAGCCAATGAAGATAATCGTGTTGTTCGCCTAACAACATTCCCTTCGgaacaacaattttattagtaTGTTTACTACGTCATTTTGTTGATCAATCGCTTTTGtttcaaatgaaaaaccaaaccaactaaattaaaaatgattcagaaatacttgaataatttgataagGCAGCAAAGACACCTGCTCATCTTAACAATCTTTATGGAAAGGGAAcaagttaaataaaagttaGAAAAGTGACCtagacaaaataaataattttctgtATGTTATTATTCTTTGATATTATTATCACTTGTGACCCATCATTGAgttctaaaaataattccTATTACTTCCTCAAACAAACCAATAACTAAATCCTTAATATTTTGCATGCTAAGCAAacaattattcacaaaaatatgaataataagaTTGAAGCACGTTCTCAACATTGTCAGCTGCTCATCTTTCCAATCTGTATAGAAAGTGAgcaacaagtaaaaaagtcGAGCGATTTAGTCAAATTAAACAGATTTTTGTATCCTTTGAaatttttgacaaaaaatcatatttcttAAATGCATCATTGACTActgaaaatcatttttgttatACTATCGATTATCAATTATATCAACTAAATCCCAACTACCTAATTTAAGAACGATtcagaaaaaaatgaataataatattgaagcACGTCTTTAACAATGACAGCTTCTCAGCATTGTTATTTCATAGAAAGTAAGCAACAAGTAGAATAAAAGTtgccccaaaaacaaaagtgactTGGATAAAGTTAATTGTTTTTTCCATAGTATAATTTTTGTGTCTCTTGTGATGCACAACATGCAAAACACTAATCATGTTTCTTAAATGCATTATTGACGACTTATAAAATCCTGTCTGTTATTCCCTCAATTATATTAAAGACAAATCGCTAGCAATTCATTCTAGTGACGAAAGTGAGCGAAATAAAGCCAGCCACTAGAGTTGGTCGTTGGTCGTCAGACGTAGTTAGTAGACAGCTGCTACACATCagcatataataaaatgttctCATTTATGGCCAAAGGCAGAGTCTCTTTTCGGGGCGTGTTCTGAGTTCTGTGTTGATGGGCGCTGTTTGTGTTAGGTGGCAAAGTGGGGGCGAGGGACGGgagaagggggaaggggagagtGTGCTGGATGGACGGCGTTAAACCAAAACAAACGAACTGCTACCAAGCCATAAAAACGTTGTGACATGGCTTAATTTATGAGCTAGCTGGTGGCCAGGCTGTCGACGTTTGCTTCTCTTCCTTTCCCTCTCTGCcttctctttctatctctctctcttctggCTGAGAGAcagtagctgttgctgctgctgttaatgTCGTGTCAACAATTAGCTTTGttagcattattatttataagtgCGCGCATTAATCCCTCCCGGACTAAAGCGTCGACTCAACAACGTTCAGCAAGTGTCAGAATTATACTCTCCTCCAGATCCCCATCCACAACTGCTTTTCTCATGCCACTCTGGGAATCACTTAGTTGTCGCCTGACTCGCTGTTTGATGTGCGAGGCGGggcaggcaacaaaaaaaaaagaaaaaaaatgacgTCGTGAAAAATCCGAGAATGGGAAGCAACCCACAATATTGTGAGGATATGTTTAGCGGCGGTATATTTGCAATGTATAATGTCAATTCAATGagcatattttattgttatcaaCATGACTCGCCACAATATTGTGACTATCAAAtgcaaacatatatttattattttctttagatTCCCTCCCTCTCTTCAACAATTCTGATGAATCATTATGATTGTGAGTTAACGATAACAATACTacgttttacttttttctgtTCACAACTGTCGAGATACTACTTAGTCGGCCATTATTTTCGTTCTTGTTGCCAGATGCTTGAGAGAGCCTTTTGAAGCTTTTCTTGCGATCTAAGTACCCacaaaatgtgaatgcgatATGAAAGCGCAATGATACTTCATATCGAAATCAATtagttttcgattttaattccAAGTTTGATAAACGAATAGAATATTTGCAGGTGATGCGAGGTAATTTATAATAGGCAATATTTGAAGAGTCTAAGACTTTCTGCAGATTCTTTACTTTTGTGTTAGATAACTTTTCATTAGAATCTCACGAAACAATTAAAGTACAATCTCActctaaaaataattcaaaagttATCAGTCCGAAGTTCTTTGCCACAGttagtattaaattatattatggGAATTTCCATTTGAACTATTTTTGTAGCATTATACAACGGCTATTTATTGCTCGTgcctttttaaatttaaactttctTTAAAGACCACAACAAAGAGCAAAgttttaaacatatatttgagctttaaattatattgtgGGAATTTCCATTCGAAATATTTCTGAAGCTTTATACGACGACTATTTATTGCGCTTTCAATTTtggttatatattttttttaaagaaaaaaatgaagagtGAAGCTACTGTGTTTTTTTAAcgtaaaattttcgatttaagatatattaaaataaatattttaacagcAATTCTGAATTCTGACACTTCAAGGAAGCGTATTCCGGCTTTGTTACTAAGAAAGTGTGTGATGGTATCTTTGTCGCCTCGCCTACTTAAGCTgcgtaattaaataataatcatacgCACCCCTGGACACCCGTTGGCCACACGGCAGACACCCGTTGTACGGCTGCTGCGCTTAAGTCGCTTGtcacaaaaaattaaacacagacaaacaccagcacacacacacatacacacatactgtcacactcacacacacacgtatctGGGCGTCCTCTTGAGTTTgcgtttgttattgttttcttttttgctgtcgcgtgttttagtttgttttactaacaatttaaattacctAAGTGAAACCtaaattgttttcgttttattcGCACAAGTGCCTTGACTTTGAAAGCAATGTTAAGCAAAGTGCAGCAACGAGTTACTCACTActtgaatagaaaataatcAACCTTGAAGCGAAATTTTCTTAGTCGATTTATAAACATGTTTtcattacttatttatttacaataagcACTGAATCCATAGAACTGAATAGCAGCAACCTTAAAATCGCAATTTTcccatttcaattattaaactTGAAAGTAAACAAGCTCAATGAAAATGTCCCAACTGAAGTCTTTCTTTCCATTACATTGATTACAGTAGAAAATTTTAAAGGCTATTCAAATCGCCTTTTTCTAGTATTGATTGATTTGCCAATTTCTAAATTCGGTAgtcaacataaataataaattttattcagctgctgctgtggggGAAACGGACAACTGCTTAGCTACCAACAACGGGGCGGATACGCAATTTGATTTAAGTGCCACCACAGCGAACTATGTGCGACAGCAAAGAGAGAATGCAGCTAATTCATTTTCACAAATTATCTTAATTAgtgtttgtgttgtattttgttgtgtatttaACTGCATATCGatttcatttctcatttcCCTACTGTATTAAGTTGCCAGTGATGATGACAAATAGCACTTTGAAAGAAAGCGGCAAAAATTTCgttaatgaaaattgttgcGGTGTTGATTTTTTCACAAATTACCGCAAAAGTCAATTATTTCAATGGCTATTTATTGGCAATTGATGGcattcatttgaatattatttaattctattATATTTCTAATGTCGAACTCTTTAAATGAGTCGAGCTAATGTTGCAAGCTTacattaaataatagaaatatgcTCACCAAATTAATGACTTAACATTAATCCACATTCCATGTTTAATTTCAGAAGATTTGGCTTTTATTAAACGAAGCTATGAGCAGAGGCAACTTCAAGAATGCTGCGTTTGgaattttataacattttcatCTCGTACACAGCGCTCTCGTTGCTGCTGGGCAATGTGGTCGGTGTTGTTGTGGCCAATCGGAATTTCAGCCGCCTTCCCTTTCTCGCCACAACAACTTCAATGCCAACCGACCTAGCTTCTGAAGT comes from the Drosophila sulfurigaster albostrigata strain 15112-1811.04 chromosome 2L, ASM2355843v2, whole genome shotgun sequence genome and includes:
- the LOC133849711 gene encoding facilitated trehalose transporter Tret1, with the translated sequence MWFNIFNSGIFYKDFRRQLLVTLSATLITFCHGIGLGWLSPMLPLLQSPEETPLSFVIDVHQASWLGAVISLGGVTGNFFFSYLMNRFGRKVSLYVLAIPNTCIWFLFYFAQSVEWLYVARVCAGLTGGGMFVVLPIFIGEIADNSVRGRLCSFFTLAINTGIFIGFIISSYVPYHVIPCAVVALPLLYLFMSTRFPEPPQQLLRWGREEEAQQSLKYYRNCDGPTPSAEAQRGYQKQFDEMRQAIQAQLKEQNNESLTLADFCNKTAVKAIVTGLVLMIANIFTGTFAFINYMSNIFQAVHTQLEPNTNTIIIGAVQIVGTLASIYLVDRYGRKILLVLSCAGSALGTAAFGIYAFYAEETEVDLSAFSAWLPVTIMAFIIFVANVGVISVTMVVLVEVLPYKIRAVATSACLGCLSFFAFTSLKVFPLMMHYLGLAATMWGCAAVSALCLFYVSVFLEETKGRSII